The Lolium perenne isolate Kyuss_39 chromosome 6, Kyuss_2.0, whole genome shotgun sequence genome segment GTTTCTTAGGTTTTAACCTTTGATTTGCCAGTCAAAATCTTGAAGTATACTTCCATCTGAGATATAAATAATCTAAATCACTTGGGACCATTTACAAATAATGCGGTTCTGCCACGTCGGTTTGATAGTTGGTGCGTTGTAAAAATGTGTGCCTTCGATGTGAATATCGCCAGGAGATTACTGTCATGTCGCTGTCTGTCCCGGTGTACTACTGGACAAACTACGTCAACCTTTGCCTCTAGAAGGAGGCAACTTACTGTCCAACTTAAATAGGTATTGAGGTTTTGCAGGATATTGACATGGCTCTTTGATCACATCTCCTGCTATTTTCGATCCTTCAGGTGGTAGAAATGGCAGGACCACGATTGTCGCAAAAATGGTGAGATAAGGCCAGCAATCTGCTCTGTTCTCAACAGTGTCTTTGAGTACCTGCCAAATGGGTCTCTTTACGAGCATCTTCAAGGTAAGATGGGAACCATCGTGCGTCTGCTTGTATGATGACATTAGACtgaaaaactatttgctttgatcACGCGTCTCTGGGTTTCAGATGGGAAGGATGTCAGCTATCTTGGCCCTGTCGGGTGGAGATCGTGCGCATTCTAAGTCACTTGCAAACTGACATGCAGCTTCCATTCGCCGTCGCCGCTGAATCATGCTTTCATGTACAGAGTGACTATTATTTTTCTTCTTAATATTGAGAGCATTGTTAATCTGCAGTTTGCACGTGGAGAAATAATGCTTAGTTTGATGTTAGTCTCTTCTACAAATATGTCTGTCATTCTATTGAATGTGTTATAATGACACACTTGCTGAAGCAGCTACACTTAATATTCAGGTGATCATAATCATGTTTGTTTCTGTATTTTGATGTCATTCTCTGTGCTAAATGTAAACATGAGTTCTGCATATTTAGTAAAGAAGATAATAGAGACGAACTAGAAAACTTCGGTCTTGCTAAATGGAAGGCTGACAATGCCGGAATACTGGTATGGACAAAGTCTGTAAATCCCATGCTACTGTTAACTCTGTTTCATAATGTGCTACCCTTCTGCTCTTGTATTTCTAGCAATGCCAAGATTTTTTTGTAATGTCTATTGTAAAAATACTTAGCATAGTTTCTCTTAGAATGGACGTATGCTTTTCCTTTCACAGTTTTGTTTTGCTGACGAAGCTTAGGTAATGTATTTTCCAGGTACACTCCTGAAAACCTGTATTCCAGAATCCGGTACACTCCAGAAGGTGCTGCTTGTGAATTGGCCTTCATGCTTTGCAAATGGAGGCATGAAGATGGCCTGCAAGGATCCTTTGGATTGGCTTGTCCCTTACTTAGGCCAGTGAGGTTTGTTACCCTTTTAGATTGGAAACGATCCAGTGGCTGCTCAGCAAAAAGTTTCAGATAAAAAGGGTACATAGTGTAATTAGAAGCTTTAACTTAAATCTTTGTACCACACATACTACTGATACTTACTTGAACAGTGTGCATTTTGAGGTATTGTACCACACATACTACTGATACTTGCTTGAACAGTGTGACAGAACTAATATTTGTTGCATCGATCATGTATTTCTTGTTGATTTTTGGCGGAAGAGCTTATACAAAAGCATGAAAGCTGAAAAATAGTGTGAAATCATACTAAATAATGTAAAATACTAAAGCAATTAAATTTTGGGCTAATTTTTAATATAAAATAAGCTAACATTTATGGTTTAAATGTTGACTTAACtttgccatttgcgcgatagcgcaacgggtcatctagttgtcataaaactagcatggaacataagaaattatagatacgttggagacgtatcagtacctcCAGCGGTGCGGCCGCATATTTTTAGCGGAGACAGCGTCAAGCTCGTTAATGGCattttacgtcccgtcgaggactgccaccagcgattaactgttcccgcgcgacgaGAGTCGTTCCCGCGCGTGCtcaatacattggcaagtttccCGCCCCGcggtggctatatatggtggacaccggcggggatgacgggcacacctcaagctaaaccctatcATCTATCAATGGCCGACCACATTAGTTGGGAACACGTTGTTCAGATGTGTCGCCACCTCCAtccggaggaggacgacgaggtaGTCTCCGCCAGCGTTCATGCCGAGCAGCTGaacctggaggcggcggcggtggaggcggaggttgtggaggcggcagagcgcgcgaAAGGGCGCCTGGCGGCGACCAGGGCGGGGATTGCCagcgccatggccgagctcgccgacgccagggcGGAGCTCGCGGAGGCGCAGGCGGCGATGGAGGCCCCAACAGaggacgccgtcatccacgacatcgcagACGACGACGCCCCGTGCCCCGCCGCTTCGAGTGCTTCGGCGACCAGTTCGTTCTGGTCGTGTCCTTCGACACCCTGGCTGGGGACGCCCTGCGCCGTCAGGCTTggttggcggaggaggaggccaacAACTATGCGATTGCCATGGCTCGGGGGTTACTGTGCTCCaacctggactcgctccagcggAGGGTCCCTTCTCCCGtgcgggtcgagcaggagaaccgggagctggcgggtgccatcgccgccagggacgaagcggtggcgaaggcggctagggacagggcccgcttcCTCGCCCAGCTGACTGGGTTGCAGGCAGCGGCCCAGGTGAAcgacgaggcggcggcggaggaggcggtggcCCAGGCTTTGGCGGCCCAGGTAGcgtcggcggaggaggaggcggcggctatgGCAAGGACAGTCCTGTGGGCCTCCTCTCTGGCCGAGGCCCTCAAACGCCGTAGGAGGGAGGGGTGACCAATCTGCGGCGTGCCCGGCGTGcggagtgcgcgaagcgctcgcgcttcgacgacggcgccggccccTCCGGCGACCAGTAGTAGGttgcgcgactgcgagtaaccgatACCGGTGTAagccgcgcgacggcgagtaggtacggccgttgtagttctagattaactcgactaaccatctctgtaaagatggtccttttggctaATCAATTGTAATGAAAAAAGTATTAGCTTACCTAGTTACTGCCGACCGGGCCCGAATGCACCGAACGCGCACACTTTCCGCGACCGcgtagcgtccgcagagacgcaaacctggcgcatatttaggCTACGTTTGCGTCACCGCGGCAAACGATCGCTCCGTGtctgtttgcgtcgcgccgctagaGACGCCTTAACAGCCGCGTACGTCCATTGCATATACGCACATACAGGCGGCCCATTTGTAACTCACACTAGACTTGGCTTGTGTCCTCATGGTCTTTATTCGGGGATACTACTCTCATAGTGTTTCTCATTTTGTCAGTTTCTTATAGCATCTCTAAGAGATGATGAAAAATTAGGCAGGTGAACCCCTTTATTTTTCTTTTAGAAAAGTGTAACAAATTGAAAACAATGAAAAATTGCAAATTGACTGCTTGTATTCCTATTATCTTAAACGTGTGGATGAAAGCATACCGGTGTTTCAAATCTAATATAATGCTACAATCATAAATATAAAAATGCACAATATATGGAACTGCGCAAATATGAGTTTATCCTGCTAGTTGATGGGGAAAAAAAACATCAATCCTAGTAGGATAGTTCCCTCACCGAATGATCACGAGCTAAGTTGACCGCAGCTATCGTCATCGCAGATGTAGATCAATCGAGTAAGTAGTTAAGATTCTATCTATAATTAGAGATATCATGTTCTTGCATCTATGGAGGAATTTTGACCCAGTCCACGGAAACAGCTGCGGTAAGCATGCACGTACATTCCTTGTCAGCCATCGAGCCTTGCAGTAGCAAAAATCTGCGCCGTCAGATTGATCGGCATACATATGCATGGTCAATACTAGTAAGCCATGCCCGTCATATTTGCGTCACTTAAAAAAAGTTGTGTCTCTTTCCATGTGGAGACTTACATATTCGTTTTGACATCCGATAGATCTCCATGATGGTCAAAACAGTACTCCCAGCATGCAGTGCCGTTGTGCTCGTACCTGCCTGTCAACATCAACCCGGCTGCTATACACATCTCCGGGAGTTGGGCCATACACACAACGAAAATTGATAAACAAATATGCAGCCAAGACGTACGTGCGTAATCACTTGCGTTGCTGATATCAGAATCTTGCATGCCATTGCCGTTCCCACTGACCGGAGCCGTGGTCGATGGCCTATAAATACCACGTGATAGTGCCCATGCTAAGCACAATCATATCTCTCCATCCAGGTTTCATCGAAGCAAGTGACACAAGAATCACATATCATCCCCTCTCACCATTTCAGCTCGGAAGGTACGCTACACTGCTGTGGCAATGGGCTCAATGGGAGGAGTCGCAGTCGGAGTGGCCGACGAGAAGCCACACGCCGTGTGCTTGCCGTACCCGGCGCAGGGGCACATCACCCCGATGCTCAACGTCGCCAAGCTGCTCCACGCCCGCGGCTTCCACGTCACCTTCGTCAACTCCGAGTACAACCACGCTCGCCTCGTCCGCACGCGGGGCGCCGCCGCGCTAGCTGGCGTCCCAGGCTTCCGCTTTGCCACCATCCCCGACGGCATGCCGTCCATCGACGACAATGATGACGACGTCACGCAGGACATTCCGGCTCTATGCAAGTCCACCACGGAGACCTGCCTCGAGCCTTTCCGCCGCCTCCTCGCTGACATCAATGGCTCGGCCTCCGCGGAGGGACACCCACCCGTGACCTGCGTGGTCTCGGATGTCATCATGGGTTTCTCCATGGACGCCGCCAAGGAGCTTGGCCTCCCCTACGTCCAGCTCTGGACAGCCAGCGCCGTCAGCTACCTCGCGTACCACCACTACCGCCTCCTCATCCACCGTGCCATTTTCCCACTTAAAGGTACACGTCCCCCCAACGAATATACATTCTGGAGAGGACGATCGAGTCCCCACGCTACACTGCCCCCTGCCATTAACAGTACTACCAGTTAGTTATTGTGTACTCAATGTGCATTTCATGGGTGCGTATAGATGTCAAGCAGCTGACGGATGGATACCTCAACACGCCGGTCGAGGACGTGCCGGGGCTGAGGAGCATGAGGCTAAGGGACTTCCCGAGCTTCATACGCTCCATGGACCCAGATGAGTTCATGGTAGGGTACGCCATCAAGGAGACGGCGCGCACGACCAGCGCGTCCGCCGTGATCATCAACAGCTTCGCCGACCTCGAGGGCCAAGAGGTGGATGCCATGGAGACGCTCCTCGGCCTGCCCAAGGTCTACATGCTCGGCCCTCTCCCTCTTGTCGCCACCGCGCCGCACTCGACGGCCATCATCAGCGGCCTCAGCCTGTGGAAGGAGCAGGAGGAGTGCCTGCAGTGGCTCCACGGCAAGGACCCCGGCTCTGTCGTGTACGTGAACTTTGGGAGCATCGTCGTCATGACAAACGAGCAGCTGGTAGAGTTCGCGTGGGGGCTGGCCAACAGCGGCAGGGAGTTCATTTGGATCATCCGTCGTGACCTCGTCAAGGGCGATGCCGCGGTGCTTCCCCCGGAATTCCTAGCGGCGACTGCGGAGCGCGGGTTCATGGCTTCCTGGTGCCCGCAGCAGGAAGTGCTGAACCACCCGGCGGTTGGCGCGTTCCTGACGCACAGCGGCTGGAACTCAGCGCTGGAGAGCATctgcggcggcgtgccggtcctcaGCTGGCCCTTCTTCGCGGACCAGCAGACGAACTGCCACTACCAGTGTAACGAGTGGGGCGTCGGCATGGAGATCGACAGCAACGTTCAGCGCGACGAGGTCTCCAGCCTTATCACGGAACTCATGGAGGGAGAGAAGGGTAAGGCCATgaggaagagggcggaggaaTGGCGTGAGAAGGCGGTCATGGCCGCGAAACCAGACGGTTCGGCCCACCGTAATTTTGACGAGTTGGTCCGTGATGTGCTCCTGGCCAAGCACTAGATCTTTCCATTGTGATTGTTTACTTAATATGTTTTAACTcgaagattgttcatgtaatgtgTACCTTTTTGGATaaaagaaatatattaatatcacgaaGATATGAATTACACTCAGCTTTCGCAACAACACAATATCCTAAAACAATACGGTTGAACACAGTTAAAAAAAGAAGCAAAACAGGAAAGTTTCGCTATAGTGTTCCCATCCTTGTACCAACAGCACAAACACAACCAAGAAAACACATGAAGTCCAAGTTCTCCACAAGTGATGTCGGTGTAGTGTCACCTTCGCTGATGGGCTTGTGCGGGCCAGGCCCGGCCCCGAGGGCTACTGTCGGTGTAGTGGCACCGGGGGTACCACGGTAAACCTGATGATGGGCCCTCGCGGTGGCCCATCTACAAGGAACAAGGTTTCTTCTTTCCGTGAGACAGGAGGTCTCCGCGAGGGGGGAGTACCCCCTCGCGAGGGGTCCAAAAATTGGTGGTTTCCCAGAGGACGTGAAGACCTCGCGAAGCTTCCCTTCGCGAGAGGGGCGCACTAGGCGCCAAGAGATGCAACACATGACCCCTCCGCAAGCCAGTTGCGTAGGGATGAAGATAATGGGCATGACGCGAGCCGTGAGGCACGCCGGAAGACAAGAGAAGCCTCGAGTTTGCTTGCATAAAGCAAGATGGCCATTGCTCCCTTTCCCTAAAGGTTCAGGGTGGACGGTGCAATACAACATGGAGTGTCGACATCGTCCACAACCACTTCCTGTAGACCAAGACGCTTGGCGTGGGCATGGACCGAGTCCATGGGCTTAGTTAGGGACAACTGGCCTTCCCCTTGGGCACGCATGTGGTTATCCCTCTATCAAGTtttcttggggaagaggtgtaataacccagaacataggaacaacgaagggtagatttagaaatgggatgtgcatttcatcgcaaaacgggggaatttttcacgccttattgcaactaaccctaagagggatcgaggttctctctcattttgcaattagggttaggcaaggtgagttagggaaatttcgacattatctcttttgtatcttgttgatttgggaattgatttcatttgacaagtaagatTGCATTGAGAATATCAAATAATAAGCATTAATGAATATAgaaattgaattcacaattcaaatacaaattatgaattcaaatgactttgaatttccaagtaaataataaatacaacatttattcaagaatataaacattacataaatcaagagctcataagtaaaatttgagctttattgatatcacaacacagattacattgtctttacaatattcttgatacaagaatggaagaacaataaacagaaatgaaaatgtaGATTACAATATtgatcctaaactaaaacctagactaaatgacttgaagtatatctttatggtcatattcatcttcaaaacctgcaaaacagcaCAATATGCACTAGCCAGGGGTTAAGTGTTAgacagaattcagtttggacagaaacaactgtcatgcacacttgtgcttgtccaaaaccctggacagcacaagataagggcaacagcagtccaaacctgagcaccaccaggggctcaagtttcagcatatgagagcacacagctcatgtgtgctgagCAAGCCACAACAAGGCCATGCACATGcctagtcaccaaagcaagccaggcctgTGTGGCATTGCAAGAACAGAAGTAGagctcatataaaaggggcacaaaccctagaaacagtacacagtcgaccagataaggattcacaaggtaaggtgaagaTAGAGCAGgcatagttcatccagttcttgctcaagaacagcaccaacCAACACATAACCaatcaaccaccagaaatcatggtgacctgagaagatcaaccaagacctggaggtgaagggctgtgacacacaaaccacaagtctgcatcaacacaatatttcactctaggagctggaacaaggtatacctagttcctggagaagatccaatggatctaatccataaatcatgcatgacatatgtcatgggattgagcagatgctcaatgggtaaatcatcacttggttttcaccaaggattactgtcagtctagaagccactaaaacagaaaccatctagatacaaatcatgtgcacagaagcttgagatcatgcacagatgcacacactagcaagatctcatgcacagacagcaccagtagatgtattgcaaggattagcagctaacaaagactacacagaaaatcctaagcatgcaaccatcaggaaaccctagaattcttcacaggcaagcatattggcattcatattaattatgatccccaaatatgcaagcaaagatgagtagccaacaagatctagcaaaccatgtgagcaaccagtcagtagcaaggctactgaggtcacatcacatatAAAACCATCCAAAGCAAAGCCAAAGAACAAAGCATCATTATCTAGAAAGGGATTCAGATTCCATTTGCTTGTCAAGTAATCATGAAAAGAAAATTCATACACAGCAAGTCAATTaattcatcactgcataagcagttcatcattaattaattcatccaagcatgaatacataacaaatccatgctatatattgacagtagcacactgtgagGCAACACAAGCACATGTCACTGCATCCTAGCTCCTGGATCAAGTCCAGAAAGCCAGGGAGTGCAGCAGCACACATACACATAAGCAATAGCATGCTTGAGCAGCAGCATCAGTAGGCAAATaattcacttagccacagaattcaTCAGCAACCAAGCCACTGACatgtaattgatcaaatggatcaattgaatcaagtcaagccacacagataggCTAGCCAACAGAAAttattgatccaatggatcattggattacacaggaggcacagaagcacctcacaggcatcactggcattcacaagtgtcacagatgcatagcagtacacctagacaagcaagcataagatgccagtaagcacaagcaagctctTAAGCATgtacagcatggcatagcaagatCATAGCACGATAGGAGAAGTAAGCAAGCAACACATGGCATGCACAGCAAGCAACGCACACTGGCCAGTAACCAAGACTTGGTGAATTGGCCAGAGCTTGTAGAGAAGAGAAGCATAGGAAGCATAGGCAGCAGCAGCAAGGCTCTGCATGATCATAGGATCATCAGGAGGCTGTAGAGCAAGAGGTAGAAGAAGCACAGAAGCatgggaggcgcacaggcatggacatgagaaggaggaggagcagagacCTTACCCGCggctggtggcagaggctatggcatggagAGCCAGTGCTTGCGCGgctatagcagctgcaaagccagggaagacgccggcgttacgccgacgagcacCACCAGCAGCATAGCACCAGAGACGAtggcacaggcgctgcgagcagcacccgcgccaggtcagtcTCGGAGGCACGCACACGTAGATGGCGAGGACGCGAGCTTGCCGGAGCTAGTCCATCGctagaggcgattctccacgagatctagagaggaggcgattcgccaggggaGGAAGCAATCGAaggaaccacgcggacagatcgatagatcgtcgcgCGGCGGTTCAGATCAGGTAGGTGACGAGGTCAGGGGAGCACGGAGACGGCCGGAGCACGGCggtggccatggcggcgacgccatcgccatgcgCGTCGCCAGAAGGGTTATGGTTAGGTCGAGTGAGAGAGATGAGcgagtgagtgagtgaggtgggccgcagtggcgccaccgacccgttatgggacaaaccttagtgggctgtcccaatgGGCCTtagtaagtgggctggcccaataggggccagggggtatTTTAGACTTTTCACATTTTAGAAAAtagccagaatttcaccaatttttagtaaataaaatacaactctaaaaatccattaaaaattgtatttgtgaatgaaaaattattcttaacaagaataaaataagaaatagaattaagggaacaaattcaaatttgtgaatttgatgaatttaaaataaaacttggaatttcaaactattatttccttgtatttataaatcaaggaaaaatctcaaataagttcaaatacttattttcaaacagttcaaaatgaaattctattattccaagtcatttctatttaagaaagatattttccaaaggaaaatactCTATTCTTTatattccaaaaatatagaggcaactctatCATTTCAAATCATTTTGGAATGAATAATGAATCACTaaggtaaagtagttttactttgaaccATTTTACTTTATGAGAATTAAAAAGGTGTTCTACACATAAAAGACAATTTcaaattactgccaaaggcacaAATCCTAATTCAAccttaaattgtaataactcattggggtaaagggattccacataaaataatacattcatgactgatacgtctccaacgtatcgataatttcttgtgttccatgccacattattgatgttatctacatgttttatgcacactttatgtcatattcgtgcattttctggaactaacctattaacaagatgccgaagagccgattctttgttttcattgtttttggtttcagaaatcctagtaacgaaatattctcggaattggacgaaatcaacgcccagggtcctattttgccacgaagcttccagaagaccgaagaggagacgaagtcgggccacgaggcggccacaccctagggcggcgcggcccaagccctggccgcgccgacctatagtgtgggcccctcatgtggccccctgacctgcccttccgcctacttaaagcctccgtcgcaaaacccccagtaccg includes the following:
- the LOC127306652 gene encoding 7-deoxyloganetin glucosyltransferase, encoding MGSMGGVAVGVADEKPHAVCLPYPAQGHITPMLNVAKLLHARGFHVTFVNSEYNHARLVRTRGAAALAGVPGFRFATIPDGMPSIDDNDDDVTQDIPALCKSTTETCLEPFRRLLADINGSASAEGHPPVTCVVSDVIMGFSMDAAKELGLPYVQLWTASAVSYLAYHHYRLLIHRAIFPLKDVKQLTDGYLNTPVEDVPGLRSMRLRDFPSFIRSMDPDEFMVGYAIKETARTTSASAVIINSFADLEGQEVDAMETLLGLPKVYMLGPLPLVATAPHSTAIISGLSLWKEQEECLQWLHGKDPGSVVYVNFGSIVVMTNEQLVEFAWGLANSGREFIWIIRRDLVKGDAAVLPPEFLAATAERGFMASWCPQQEVLNHPAVGAFLTHSGWNSALESICGGVPVLSWPFFADQQTNCHYQCNEWGVGMEIDSNVQRDEVSSLITELMEGEKGKAMRKRAEEWREKAVMAAKPDGSAHRNFDELVRDVLLAKH